Genomic segment of Prochlorococcus marinus CUG1433:
ATAAACTGCAACTCAAGCATTTGGAAAAATAAACCTAGATGTGATCAGTTATTGCAGTAAGTTTCAGCTAATAGATATTTCACGCAAATTGTTGCTTCACGTAAAACTCACGCAAAATAAATCTTTGAAAAATAATCAACCTGTGAATCCCATTTTCTGTTCTGCTGCCATTAATGAGCCAACAAGCTTATGCTCAGCGACTTTTTCATTGTCAGTCATAACTGGCTTGATATCAAAATCTATATCAAACTTAACTTTCCAAGGAGCAAAATGTTCTGTCATTTTTATGCCTGCTGAAGCTTGGACAATAATATAAACATTATTTGAGTAAGAGGCATGATACCTTCCCAA
This window contains:
- a CDS encoding DUF3303 family protein, with the translated sequence LGRYHASYSNNVYIIVQASAGIKMTEHFAPWKVKFDIDFDIKPVMTDNEKVAEHKLVGSLMAAEQKMGFTG